In Garra rufa chromosome 15, GarRuf1.0, whole genome shotgun sequence, a single genomic region encodes these proteins:
- the rer1 gene encoding protein RER1 isoform X2: MPEGDSAGESIHGKPSAIGNFFKRLGQIYQSWLDKSTPFSTVRWAATLILTAIYMIRVYILQGWYIVTYALGIYHLNLFIAFLSPKVDPSLLDDPDEGPALPTKQNEEFRPFIRRLPEFKFWHSATKGIVIAMICTFFDAFNVPVFWPILVMYFIMLFCITMKRQIKHMIKYRYLPFTHGKRTYREET; this comes from the exons ATGCCAGAAGGAGACAGTGCCGGTGAATCCATCCATGGGAAACCATCAGCGATCGGAAACTTCTTTAAACGGCTCGGGCAG ATTTATCAGTCATGGTTGGACAAGTCAACGCCGTTCTCAACTGTCCGATGGGCGGCCACTCTTATTCTTACGGCCATATATATGATCAGAGTATATATACTACAG GGGTGGTACATAGTCACATATGCTCTTGGGATCTACCACCTAAACCTCTTCATTGCTTTCCTCTCACCAAAAGTGGATCCCTCATTGCTTGATGATCCAG ATGAGGGTCCTGCACTACCAACAAAACAGAACGAAGAGTTCCGGCCGTTCATCAGGAGGTTGCCAGAATTCAAATTCTG GCATTCAGCGACGAAGGGGATCGTCATCGCTATGATTTGCACATTCTTCGACGCCTTCAACGTGCCAGTGTTCTGGCCCATCCTCGTAATGTATTTCATCATGCTGTTCTGCATCACCATGAAACGGCAGATCAAG CACATGATCAAGTATAGATACCTGCCCTTCACACATGGGAAGAGGACTTACAGAG aGGAAACATAA
- the rer1 gene encoding protein RER1 isoform X1 — translation MPEGDSAGESIHGKPSAIGNFFKRLGQIYQSWLDKSTPFSTVRWAATLILTAIYMIRVYILQGWYIVTYALGIYHLNLFIAFLSPKVDPSLLDDPDEGPALPTKQNEEFRPFIRRLPEFKFWHSATKGIVIAMICTFFDAFNVPVFWPILVMYFIMLFCITMKRQIKHMIKYRYLPFTHGKRTYRGKEDTGKTFAS, via the exons ATGCCAGAAGGAGACAGTGCCGGTGAATCCATCCATGGGAAACCATCAGCGATCGGAAACTTCTTTAAACGGCTCGGGCAG ATTTATCAGTCATGGTTGGACAAGTCAACGCCGTTCTCAACTGTCCGATGGGCGGCCACTCTTATTCTTACGGCCATATATATGATCAGAGTATATATACTACAG GGGTGGTACATAGTCACATATGCTCTTGGGATCTACCACCTAAACCTCTTCATTGCTTTCCTCTCACCAAAAGTGGATCCCTCATTGCTTGATGATCCAG ATGAGGGTCCTGCACTACCAACAAAACAGAACGAAGAGTTCCGGCCGTTCATCAGGAGGTTGCCAGAATTCAAATTCTG GCATTCAGCGACGAAGGGGATCGTCATCGCTATGATTTGCACATTCTTCGACGCCTTCAACGTGCCAGTGTTCTGGCCCATCCTCGTAATGTATTTCATCATGCTGTTCTGCATCACCATGAAACGGCAGATCAAG CACATGATCAAGTATAGATACCTGCCCTTCACACATGGGAAGAGGACTTACAGAGGCAAGGAAGACACAGGGAAAACCTTTGCTAGTTAA